A window of Gossypium raimondii isolate GPD5lz chromosome 7, ASM2569854v1, whole genome shotgun sequence genomic DNA:
TCCACTTCTTGTATTATGTGCAGACTGGGAAATGGAAAGAACCATCACAGGATAGCTGAGGGTAAGGAGATTGTATCGATCTTCTATAGCTGGGATTACTGTGttaagaaaagagagaagagagaaaagtaGCAAAATGAAAAGCATATGGAGTGTGTAATGTGGGAAGAACCCTGCTTTATTTCCCGCACAAGCGAGCATTTCTTTTCGACGGTCTGAAATTCATTGCAGCTAGGCTGTAGATGCAGAGATTGGGGTGTCTGGATTTGATTGCCATCTCATCTGTTGTGCTACCGTAACCAGGAATATTGCAGGAAGCAGATGAGCTCCCAACTAAGCTTGCTTGGCAAGTAGATGCAATGTCTGCTTCCGCACATTCGATCCCATCAACTGATGGTATTTCCACCATGTAAACTCCATGTTTATCTGTAGTTCTGTTGACTGAGAATGATACctgttcttttgtttttggaaCATATGCCCTGAAGTTGCAGTCTATTTGAACCTCTGCGCCTGGTTAGGCAAATACTTTAATATAAGAACCCTGCTTTTGTTTGAATTTGTTCCAAAGTGTAAACAAAAAAACTTGGAACAATCATAGGTTGTTGAGAGATACTTCACCTGGTAAAAAGTAGCTGTGTCTGGAGAAGCTGTTGGTGGTGCAAACGTCACAATAAACAAGGCCCATTACGATGATCTGAGCATTGTTTGTTGCTGGCTCAGTTTGCAAAGATAATGTCATAATAAACAGTGAAAAAAACAGAAAGAGAATGATTGGGTTCATGGCAGCAAATTTTGGGAGAGGAGACACAAACTTCCACACAACTTTCTGTATGAATGATTGATTGGTGTAAATCAATAGCTAAAAAAGCATTATCATTTATCAATCCATGTAGTTGAAGATGAGCTTTGTAGTCTGGATAGGGGGTCGTGGTAGTTAGTGGAGATCCAATTGTAGGCGAAAGTGATgaaatttatccttttttttcacaatAAAACAAAGACATGTGAATGTATTTTGGCAATATGTGGACTTGATGGGAAGGGGAGTGGCTTATTTATGAGTGTCAGTGCCTTGGTGGCTTCATTTGTCTCATTTATTGTGGGGCTTGGTTTTACGACCCGAGTTTATAGTAAAGCCAAAATTAGCATGTTTGTAGATTGGATTGGAACATTCCTTCAATTCAGGGAAGTTGGCTTTAGCTGcaattttctaacaaaaaatCTAGGcaataatataatgtaatttgCAATTGTCTATAGCCTATAAGGTAACATGAGCATTCTTTTTTATGCTCAGCGGAAAGCTTTAGCTTCTAAGGGAGACATTGATATGAGGATACCCGTGAACAAGGTAAATGAGGTGGTGCCACAGCTTGCTGACATTTGGCTCATGCTAAAGCTATGACTTACTAAGAGAATGCAATGAAATCacatgatgatgatgaggaggATGGAATATGTTTGATTTACTATTTTGGAAATTAGATAGAGATGGGATTAGAAATTTGGCATTTTTGTGATTACTCTGTAAGATTCAAACTTGAGTTCTTTCTTGAAGTGCGTAATGTACTTTATCACTAGACCTAACACTTGTTGGTAATCTGCAAGCGTTTTACTTTCAACTCAAAAGTTAACTAATTTACTTGGTGAAATGCTAGTAGTAATGAAGATAATCTCTCTCTTGTAGTAACATGAAAAATAACAGTTTATGGAGTTCTAATAtttaatgcaaaaaaaaaaaaaggagaaaactatggcattaaatacaatataatttggAAGGTTCAGAAAGGGTCCAAATCTATTCCCCAGTCTTAATATAACGAGATGGGATCAAAGTCATGGCTCCAAGAGGATCGTGTAGATGTCAATGAATCCATAAACTTTCCATTATAGATTAATATAATCAAGtgaacaaataaaaactaaaagcGGCTATCAAATGCAAGAGACACCCATTTAGGATGGCACTGTTACTCGAGAATGCCATCGAACATACCATGTAACAATGAGGGATAGCACTGTTCTGCTACTGTTTAGTGCTTCCCGCGACCCTTGAGGCCCTTTCAGCAGCATGACTCTTGAATCAGCaccaatttctattttataatatggAACACGGATACAAGTTTTTCCTCGGCACCTCATCCTCCTCCTTTTCTACCATAAACAAAGATTGACCACATTTTAACCTTGAATACAAGATAAAGTTATCCATTCAAACTCTTATTCTTAGTAGTCCGTAAAAGAATTGATTGTAGTGGGAAAGATTATGACAAGATTAGAGTACCTGTTTTCACTTTTGTTACAGATGGCTGGACAACAACATGCATGGCGTTGACTGCTTTAGGGAGATCACCGAAAGGTACTCTACACTGGCCAACCATCTTATTATTCTCCAAAATTTTCCCGGTATTTATTAGTTTGATGTCATTGGCTCCCTTAGGCGCAATCTTTTTATCTAGGACATACCAAAACGATTTAGACCCAACATTAGAAAGAATGAAGACAACATTATTTTATCTAGATCTGTGCTACATGCATCCTACCATAATGAAGGTTCAGAAACATAATTTTCAGTTCTCAAGTGCGTGCACTCTCATGTGTGATTAGTTCATCAACAAAAGCAAAAAGGTTCCCTCCATATCATTGCCTCCCTTATGATCAGCAGAAGAGATGTGACTATCCACAAGccaaagtaaagaaaaatggaaCCAGAAGATCATGCTAAAACATCCTACTGTCTCAAGTCTAAGATATAGTCCAACCCTTTAGCGGCAGCCTAGAAATATTCTCCATATTCTTGTAAGCAAGGCATCCTCAAAATCATCCTAGGCTACCAGCCCAAaagatttgggtaaaaataaaaggttaaaccTTTAGGTTTTGCTTGGTAAGAAAGAAGCATGAGGATGAAAAATTTGTTATTCGAATGGTTAAGATTCATAACCATGTTTCGGTTTTGTAGCACAACCATAGATTAACAAATTTTCCATCGTCACTCGTTTCCATCTTTCATTCCAAGTAGAGCCTTAAAGTTGGGTGGCTAAAAGTAAACTCATACAGTAATGCCAAGATAGCCACTGCTATCCTTGATGGTATACATATCGCCAACATATGTAAAGGCACGAGAAAGAAGACACTCCAGAAAAATCCAAGactaaaatttggaaaaaagaTACATATGTCAAACCACTTGGTTGATCTCAAAGGTATCACCAACATATGTAAATGAATAGAGATTGGGCGTCCGGTCATTAACACCATGCAACAAAAGGATGTAAGGAAGTAGCAGTCTAAACCAAGGGATCAAAAACCACAGGAAAATAGGATGGCAGAGAAAACTCTGAATATCTTAATTAATGCatgaactaaaattaatcatatcaGAGAGTAAGAATCCACTTATAGGATCTAAAAACAAAAGGTGAAGCTGCTGGAGATTTACAAATACTTGCCATGGTATGAAAGAAAGGGGAACAAGCACACTTGTAGAAACAATTCAACAAGTGTCCTACGACAATACCATATCAATTTCCCACCTATGTCAAAGCCAGAAAACTTGCAGATACGCACAAACCAATTACTATTTAAGCCTCCCAGTGACCAGTGATGCCATCAATCACTACAGGGAAAAAAACTGTAGGATTAAGTTATAGAGACAGGACCACCAGTTATTTCCCGAAAAGTGAACATTATTTAGGTGATACGACCAGCTAATAAATGTCACTCAAGCAATTCTAAACAATCTAACTCAAATGCTGAATGTTGAAAATAACTTAACAGTAAAAACACAAGATTTCCCACTACATTATCTAAAGACCTGGAGAGAATCATTCACTCAAGCCGTAATTATAAAAGAACAAATGTTAAGGAAACAAAACCGAGTTATGCATATTCCCAGGGACAACATTAAAGCAAAGCACCTTTTAGCTTATTAGAATTGTGCATCTTTGAACAAGcttaaatttagatttagaGGGAAATGTACAATGCAATTagcaaataaaagtaaattcaATACTTTTTATAGAGAAAGCGGAAGCATTCACCTTTGGGCCACTCAGCAACGATTCTTTCCTAGAGCATAGCAATGGTAGAAGTAGGCAAGTATTGAAATGGACCCATATCCGATCCATCATACAATCGGACTTAAAGTTGTACTAATTCCTCCTCCACcatttcaattataaaacttttcCACCAATTCAAACAAATGAATTTCTTTACTTTCGAAGACATAGCACCCTGTTTGGGTTACTAGGAAAATGAAACAACATTATTCTAAAATCCACTCCAACACCTGAACTTGAAGGGATTGAAAATtccgaaaagaaaaaatagaagatTTGAATCGTGTGGAGCTGTATTTTTCTGTTGAGGGTTTGATTACTATGTGCAAGATTTTACGGACACCAAGATTCGGTTAAATCCTCACGGCTTCCATTTTTTACAGTAATTTTGTTTCTATATTTTagcttctttttaatttataaaaagtattttggttttatttggcGAGATTCGAGTGAAATCTGTCGGTAAATATTAATTCTCTTTTTGTACTCCCAATAGTTCAGCAATTATTACGTGGCGAACATTTGTTGGCTCttgagaaaggaaaggagaagatgGTAGCAGGGGATCGGATGATTTTAAGTCATTTTGACCTTTTAGTAGAAATCAAACACGCCGATAAAGTAGTAGTAGcaagaaaaagaatagtaaatgACAGACCGCACACGCCGataatacttttttcttttttttctgacAGAAATATCCTACTTAAAACTTAAACTTGAGGGAGCAAACTTTACCCCACGGGTGAACGAAATATAGTTGTAattagtaattgtttaatagaaaggaataaaattgtaatagtattttatgtttggttgaataagatatatgttgtaatagcataagaaaaaaacttaaatgatCGAGTATTCttagcaaaaaagaaaattttaagcgAGATgctattaattttaataagattattattaaattatatttaatcatattttaacataattattattaaataaagtctaataaaataatatataattaatataattattattaaaatatgattttataaaatcataatatataatattagaaaattaatatataacctacattattgtttttaaacttcaatgcattattattagtgaaacaaataatttaattatattctaaactaaaatttaaaatattctaagtaataaatggttttataattgtttttccaACCCAACAATTCATAATCGCAAATACCgtaaacaaaacattaaagcATAATTGTTGAACTACAAAAAGATGCCATCTTAATAATACCAATTCGAttcaaaataaagaggaaattTCTCAGTAGAAGAACAAAAGTACTTTCCCACCAACATTCTTTCTTCTGGCTTCTTTATAGTCCATAATTCCCGCTAATGTTGTGAGCACAATGAACCAAACTGTCTTGAAGGAAGCAACCGAGCAATCCAACCCTCGATCTCCTTAACTCCGACATTGAAGCGAGAATTAATCACCCCACACTTGTTCAGCCTCCCATTCAATTCAACcacaaatttaccaaatttatgATCATCAACATACTCAAACTCCCTAATATAACCATGTTTCTGCATGACCAAAAGGAACTTAATGATCACCTTCGAGGAAAGTTGGATCATGACTTGTCATTTGCCCCACTTCTTTGCATTGTACATGCTCTTGAGTGTATCATTCAAAACGCTCACCCTCACCATTCTTTCAGATTCTCTCCCCTCTCTCTTCTAAATCATTTTCTCTCTACTCAATCCCtcaaaaaacccaaaaacaccTATTTTTTCAGTTTTCAACGAGCTTTTGATTGCTACCACCGTTGACTACCATGGCCTCACCTAGAAAGTGCTAAAATTTTGGCTCTTACTTCATCTCAATCTCATATTTCAACTTTTCTAattagttttctttaaaaatcaccataaaaacacaaatttacaAAAAGAAGTCAACAAAATCCCCTTTCTTTTTGTTGCTGGAAATCGCTCCGATTGCTTTGGTTATTGATGTGTTCATCTTCCTCACCTCTTTCTCATTTGTAATTTTCCAAGCATCCAAACCCCTTTAGCATGCATACCCATAAAACCTCTCTCTCTTCTTTTGATTCATACTAATGATTtgtagatttaatatttttatatgtttatttgttttgattgaatttggtGACCATTGGTGGCATGGGTATTCTAGAGATTTTTTGGGGGAGGCTATTCGTTATCGCATGGAATAGCAATTTTGAAAGGGGAGCCCAGAATGGCCATTCAGGCCTTATTCCCAATCTGTCTGTAATAAGCTATTCCAAGGAATAGCAAACTTGTGAACCAAACATTTGAATTATTGTACCCCTTGGAATTAAGGTTGAATCAGTTGGCTATTCATGCCAACCAAACACAAAGTTAGTGTTACGGGCTAAAGCTTTAGTTTTGCAAATTATGAGGTTTTAGGTGATTTCTTtacttaaaattcttttaaatcaGCCTAACTTTTGAAAATGAgaattctcaatgaaaattCTCTAATACATCGAAAGTAAAACAGAAGTAACTCAAAGACAAAAAAGAACGAATCGAACATAAAAGTCACAAGAAAGTAATagcacaccaagtgtttgagtaaatgctctcaatagtACTCAATTACTATGAATGAGGTACAATTAGATGATTATAAATGAGAAGGAagacatctatttatagttgagctccctcAGATCCAACGGTACAGTTTAATTTACACCGATAATCAAGATCGAAGCCAATCtacaatttgatatttttaaggGACTTACATGATCCCTTAAGATTACAAATCAAAGCATCTAAAATTAGTTTTCATATTTACCATGGCAACCCTAGTTTTCCTTAAGTGCTTCACTAGGCCActaaggcttcaagtagatgggaTACTTCACATGTTCCACAAATCGAACTAGTATAAGTGGGTCGAATGAGtcttatttaatcaattaatggGACGCTCTGTGAGCATTCATCACGAGCTTAAATTTGTGGCTTGTGCCATTCTCCCCTACCCATTCTCACAACGTCTTTGTCACATCCTTGGAATGACACTGGTTTGACTCGTTTTGAAACTGTCTCGATGTTTCGGCCAATTCCAAACTAGTCTCACTTTCGGGTAGTTTCGCGTATTGGAACATTTGCCTCAGCTTATGTCTCTGTCGTCGCTTAACTTGAACCGTTTCTCTTTGTTATACATATTGTTCACAAAATCCCACCACTCTGACTTGCCCTTATTTTGACTTGTCTCGACTAGGATCCTATTGATTTGCACAAATAGGCTTAGGCATGCTCAGATTAAACATCGAGTTAACCTTAAGTGCTACCGCCAAATTTGGTTTGTGATCCCCTCAGCTTACCCGCTTCAGAACTCTAAAAGGGTCATCATGTTCTTGCCAAACCAATGGTaagtcaaaatgaaaaacacTAGGAAAGTGTTTGAGATGTACCTCGTTCATAGCATTTACTCGATCCAACTACCTAGTTTGCATCACTACTTTTCCCACAAAGTATGATGCACAACCCACCTCTCTCATAGGTGGTAGCCCCATTGATAGCTCAACAGGCTTCACATTGGTTTGTCGCACCTTTAGCATTTCCAAGAAGGTCCCATTAACACTCTTATCTACCAAGCCAATATTCTTCCCATAATGAGCATCCTCAACTAGTTGGATTGCTGACAATACATTGGTCTCACCTTTCTCATCATAACTCATCGAGAGCACGCATTATCATTGATGAGTATCCAAGATACAAATGCAATCAAAAAATGGAATCAAAAGGGGATTAACATGGTCAAGGAAATTTAAGCCAAGCATGAAGTTATAATCATCTAAATGAATTACCTCGTAGTTTTCCTTGACTTTTTATTTGCCGATTATAGCTTAACTCCTAGTGTTACTCCCACGGTTAGGACCTCTTTGAAATTAATCGTCTTGATTCTCTTAGTCGATTTGCAAACTGAGAAACCAAGCTTACTCACAGCTTTCTCTGAAATGAACAAATCAAATGCCCTCGTGTCAACAAGAGCGCTCCTCATTCGGCATGCAATGTTGATGTCCACAAATATCAACCCTTTCTAATTACGCTCCCTCTTTGTTTTAGTAGAATTTATTATCATTGATCCAAGCCTCAACACCTTATGGATTCCTCAACTACATCGAGTGTCTCCCTCACATTCCTTATGGCTTTCTCGAGATTGACCAATCAACTTTCCAAAGCTGACAACATATCCCTTGAATACTAGCTTTCTTGGCCCTCTCACGGGTCTTAATATAATCTTCTACTCCTTTTTTCATCTCAATTAGCACCTTCGAACATTAGCTCGGATACCAATAATCATGTGGCTAAAACTTTAGTCTCGCAAACCGTGCGACCCTAAGCGATTTCTTTGTTCAAATACGCCTAAATCAGCCTAACTctcgaaaataaaaattctcaatGAAAATTCTCCAAAGCACCGAATGTAAAGCGGAAGCAACTCAAAGACAAAGAAGAACGATTTAAATAGAAAagccacaaaaaaataatagcaCACTAAGTGTTTgggtaaatgctctcaatagtATTATATTACTATGAAAAAGGTGTAATGAGATGATTAAAAATGAGGGGGAAGACCTTTATTTGTATTTCAGCTCCCCTAGATCCAAtggtataatttatttacatcAATGGTTGAGATCGAAGCCAATAtacaattttagatttttaaggGATTTACATAATCCcttaatatttcaaatcaaatcttctaagattagtttcTATATTTACCATGGAAACCTTAGTTTTCCTTAGGTGCTTCATTGAACCACCAAGGCTTTAAGTAGATGGGTTTCTCTACATGTTCCATGAATCGAGCCAGTTCAAGTGAGTCAAATAAGCcacatttaatcaatttaccTCCATGAAACGCTCTGTATGCATTCTTCACGGGCTTTGATCTACGAACCGTGAAACTAGACACCAAAACAACTTCAATAGCCACTGCCTGAAGTAAGGGAAGAAGGCGTGTGATCAAATGAGTCTATACATAGCTAATGTATACACGTCCAATAAGATTGTCGGTGAAGAGAAGCCAAGGTTGTCTAATACAGTGAAGCTTATTGGAAGTACCGATTGAGCTTTCATCCAAAGCCTTTAAGTGGGCATCAACCTCCAAATAACGAGAGGTACATCTTGACCGACACTTTTATCCATCAGCTATCGAGGCCACCTTACATCTATAGCGCCCCACCCTATATGAAAATCTTGTTAGATTGTTCAAAACAAAACTCGAGAAGATTGGATGAGGTCTACTGGTGGGGAAAAAGTAAGTCACCACTTTTCACCGAAAAAAATCACCAGCTATGCTTGGGTTATTTTTccatagagaaaaaaaagaaaaagaccaaTAAGATGCTGGCCTGATGGCCATAAAATGTATTGGAAAGTGGAAACCATAAAACATGACACGTAACACACACATCAAACAAATTTGCTCATAAAATCAGTAACATACatgaaaaattgataaatatagcAAGGAAAATTAAACACATATAAAGTCACAAGAAATTGATCAAGTACCATAACTTGTGATCAATGGTGAAGTTCTAGTAGCACCCTTATTTCCTAATTTGTCAGTTGTTGTGTTGATCTCTCTAAATATGTGGGAGAACCTCAAATTATTCTCAGTTGATAGACCaacaatacaaaaaataatacaactcAATAAAGTTATAACGTTAGCATTTTTATCACGAAGCAAACTCGCGATACTAGCCAACCCAATATCACCTAATGTAGATCTATCTCATGTCTACCCATATCACAAAAAAGAAACTAGGTTACGACATGCAACACCATAAAAAATGCACCATAGGCACTAAAGAATAGTACATGTGAAACTAGTAATCAAGATCCtataaacatgataaatgaGGAGCTTCTCCCAACTCCCTTTTTTGCTAAATTATTTACACTAATGTTGCTCTCCTTTTCTATATGCTTAAAGGCTCAATTCCTACCTGCAACAAGGTTAAAAAGACTAGTTACAATATGAGTCAAAGAACCTACAGCAATTTGACAACAATTAATCCAATTAACTACATTGCTACTATCACTTTtgacaatgagataaataaCACTCTACTAGATGCTAAAGAATATAATGAACTTATTTGATAGCCATAAGCTCTTCAAAAATTGGATTAGTTGTGTCAATagatttagaaaaataaaacaacacatCGCCATGTTCATCATAGAGCAAACCATCGATACCTTTTATGtaacatctttgaattttttgaagCTCGGAACAGCGAAAATTAAGTGATAACTCAGTTATAATTTGAGAAAGTCAAAAATCAGAGATTATTAATGCTATAAGACAATGAAGGCAAATACTGAAGGcaacaagaaaattttgcatttgagaaaaaaataaatccagaatatcgactaaattacaaaagagTGAAAAAATATTGGGGTCAAAATGAGAAAAGTGAAAGATAggatgattaaattgaattatggaAAGAGGAGAAGGG
This region includes:
- the LOC105769958 gene encoding uncharacterized protein LOC105769958 — protein: MNPIILFLFFSLFIMTLSLQTEPATNNAQIIVMGLVYCDVCTTNSFSRHSYFLPGAEVQIDCNFRAYVPKTKEQVSFSVNRTTDKHGVYMVEIPSVDGIECAEADIASTCQASLVGSSSASCNIPGYGSTTDEMAIKSRHPNLCIYSLAAMNFRPSKRNARLCGK
- the LOC105769974 gene encoding membrane-anchored ubiquitin-fold protein 3 isoform X1, with the translated sequence MMDRIWVHFNTCLLLPLLCSRKESLLSGPKVNASAFSIKNKKIAPKGANDIKLINTGKILENNKMVGQCRVPFGDLPKAVNAMHVVVQPSVTKVKTEKEEDEVPRKNLYPCSIL
- the LOC105769974 gene encoding membrane-anchored ubiquitin-fold protein 3 isoform X2 — its product is MMDRIWVHFNTCLLLPLLCSRKESLLSGPKVNASAFSIKNKKIAPKGANDIKLINTGKILENNKMVGQCRVPFGDLPKAVNAMHVVVQPSVTKVKTG